A region of the Streptomyces durocortorensis genome:
AGTCCGACAAGAAGGCGGACGAGGCGGCTGACGCTGCTGCGTCCACCGAGTCCACCGAGGCCTGAGCATGCTCGAGGAGGCTCTCGAGCACCTCGTGAAGGGCATCGTCGACAACCCCGACGACGTGCAGGTGGCCTCGCGCACCCTGCGCCGCGGGCGCGTGCTGGAGGTTCGGGTTCACCCCGAGGACCTCGGCAAGGTGATCGGCCGCAACGGCCGCACCGCTCGCGCCCTGCGTACGGTCGTGGGTGCCATCGGCGGCCGTGGGATCCGCGTCGACCTCGTCGATGTGGACCAGGTTCGCTGAGAGAAGTTGAACACCGGCCAGGGCCGGGGAGGGCCTTCGGGCCGTCCCCGGCCTTTGTCGTCGGCCACCCGGGGCGCCCAGGCGTCCGTCCCCACCAATCGGAGAACAGCGTGCAGTTGGTAGTCGCGCGGATCGGCCGCGCCCACGGCATCAAGGGCGAGGTCACCGTCGAGGTACGAACGGACGAGCCGGAACTGCGGCTCGGGCCCGGCGCCGTCCTGGCCACCGAACCGGCGGCGACGGGCCCGCTGACGGTCGAGTCCGGCCGGGTCCACAGCGGCAGGCTGCTGCTGCGCTTCGAGGGCGTGCGCGACCGCACCGCCGCCGAGGCACTGCGCAACACCCTGCTGATCGCCGAGGTGGACCCGGAAGAACTTCCCGAGGACGAGGACGAGTTCTACGACCACCAGCTGATCGACCTCGACGTGGTGCTCGCCGACGGCACCGAGATCGGCCGGATCACCGAGATCTCCCACCTGCCCTCGCAGGACCTCTTCATCGTGGAGCGCCCCGACGGCAGCGAGGTGATGATCCCCTTCGTGGAGGAGATCGTCGCCGGGATCGACCTGGAGGAGCAGCGCGCGGTCATCACCCCGCCGCCCGGCCTGATCGACGCGAGCGAGGCCGTGGTGGCCTCCTCCCGCGACGAGGAGGAGGCCCCCGGGGACGCGGGCGAGGCGCCGAAGGGCGAAGCCTGATGCGGCTCGACGTCGTCACGATCTTCCCGGAGTACCTGGACCCGCTGAACGTCTCCCTCGTCGGCAAGGCCCGCGCCCGTGGCGTACTGGACGTCCATGTGCACGACCTGCGGGAGTGGACGTACGACCGGCACAACACGGTCGACGACACCCCCTACGGCGGCGGCCCCGGCATGGTCATGAAGACCGAGCCCTGGGGCGAGGCGCTGGACCAGACACTCGCCGACGGCTACGAGTCCGGGGCGCACTCCCCGGTGCTCGTCGTGCCCACGCCCAGCGGCCGCCCGTTCACGCAGGAGCTGGCCGTCGAGCTCTCCGCGCAGCCCTGGCTGGTCTTCACCCCGGCCCGCTACGAGGGCATCGACCGCCGCGTGATCGACGAGTACGCCTCCCGGCTGAGGGTCGTCGAGGTCTCCATCGGGGACTACGTGCTGGCGGGCGGGGAAGCGGCCGTCCTGGTGATCACGGAGGCCGTCGCCCGGCTGCTGCCCGGCGTCCTCGGCAACGCCGAGTCCCATCGGGACGACTCCTTCGCCCCGGGCGCGATGGCGAACCTGCTGGAGGGCCCCGTCTACACCAAGCCGCCCGAGTGGCGCGGCCGGTCCATCCCGGACGTCCTGCTCAGCGGCCACCACGGGAAGATCGCGCGCTGGCGCCGTGACCAGGCCTTCGCCCGCACCGCACTGAACCGGCCGGACCTGATCGAGCGGTGCGAGGCGAGCGCCTTCGACAAGAAGGACCGCGAGATCCTGTCCATCCTGGGCTTCGCGCCGGAGCCCGGCGGCCGATTTTGGCGCAGGCCCTCCGACGTGGAACAATAGGCCGCTGCTGTCCGTCCGGTGTGCGCCCCTGCCACAGGGGGAAAGACGCCCGCCCGACGTGATCAGCACCCCGAACTCTTCAACGACCTTCCCGTCGATGACCTGTGGCATCGGCGAAGAAAGCAGAAACCATGGCTTCCCTGCTCGATGGCGTCAACGCCGCCTCCCTCCGTACGGACGTCCCGGCGTTCCGCCCCGGTGACACCGTCAACGTCCACGTGCGCGTGATCGAGGGCAACCGCTCCCGTATCCAGCAGTTCAAGGGTGTTGTCATCCGCCGCCAGGGCTCGGGCGTCAGCGAGACCTTCACGGTCCGCAAGGTCTCCTTCAGCGTCGGCGTCGAGCGCACCTTCCCGGTGCACAGCCCGATCTTCGAGAAGATCGAGCTCGTCACCCGCGGTGACGTCCGCCGCGCCAAGCTGTACTTCCTCCGTGAGCTCCGCGGCAAGGCCGCGAAGATCAAGGAGAAGCGCGACAACTGAGCTGAGTCCCGCGTCCCCAGGGCGGCCGGATAAGCTTCGGCCGCGATGGACACGCAAGCACAGCACTCGAAGCGCGACCGCTCCCGGAACCCGATGCGGGTCCTGGGGAGCGGTCGCGCTTCTCGCGTACCCGGGACCGTATCGTCGCCGTGGTCTCCTGGCGGCGGGTGCTCGCCGGGGCGGTCGCGGGCGCCCTCGCCCTGCTGTTGTTCAGCGCCTATGTGGTCCAGCCCTTCCTGATCCCCAGCGGCTCGATGGAGCCCACGCTCCAGGTCGGTGACCGGGTCCTCGTCAACAAGCTGGCGTACCGTTTCGGCGCCGAGCCCCGGCGTGGCGACGTGGTGGTGTTCGACGGGACCGGCTCCTTCGTAAGGGAAGACCTCGACGCGAACCCGGTGGCCGGGCTGCTGCGCGGTGCGGCGGCGTCCCTGGGCCTCGCGGAGCCCGCCGACACCGACTTCGTGAAGCGGGTGGTGGGCGTGGGCGGTGACCGTGTCGTCTGCTGCGACGCGGGGGGGAGGGTCCAGGTGAACGACGTCGCCGTGGACGAGCCGTATCTGTACCCCGGTGACACCGCGTCCCGGGTGCCGTTCGACATCGTCGTGCCCACGGGGACCCTGTGGATGATGGGCGACCACCGCAGCCGCTCCAGCGACTCCCGGGACCACCTCGGATCGCCCGGCGGCGGGATGGTCCCCGTCGAGCGTGTCATCGGCCGGGTGGACTGGCTGGGCTGGCCGCCGGCCCGGATCGGCCCGCTGGAGGGGACCGGCGCCTTCGGGGGCGTACGGAAGCCCGGCGGGGCGCATGGGTAACCGCGGGCGCCCGCGCGGCGCTCATGACCCCGACGCGTCCCTGCCGACCGGCAGCAGGCCCACCGGACCGCGCTCGCTGCCCAACCGGGCGGAGCGCCGCAGGCTCGCCAGGAAGGTCCGGCGCAAGCGCCGCAGGTCCGCGGTGAAGGAGATACCCGTCCTCGTCGTCGTGGCGCTGCTCATCGCGCTCGTCCTGAAGACCTTCCTGGTCCAGGCGTTCGTCATCCCGTCCGGATCGATGGAGCAGACCATCCGGATCGGCGACCGGGTGCTGGTGGACAAACTGACCCCGTGGTTCGGGTCGAAGCCGCAGCGCGGTGACGTCGTGGTGTTCAAGGACCCCGGCGGCTGGCTCCAGCAGGAGAACCCCGGGCAGCAGAAGGACCCGCCGATCGGCGTCAAGCAGGTCACCGAGCTGCTGACCTTCATCGGGCTGCTGCCGTCCGACGACGAGCAGGACCTGATCAAGCGCGTCATCGCGGTCGGCGGCGACACCGTGAAGTGCTGCGGCGAGGACGGCCGGGTCACCGTCAACGGCGTACCCCTGGCGGAGACGTATCTCCACCCCGACGACCGCCCGTCGGCCATCCAGTTCGAGGTGGAGGTCCCCCCGGGGCGGCTCTTCGTCATGGGCGACCACCGGTCCGACTCCGCCGACTCCCGCTTCCACCTCGACGAGCCCGACCGGGGCACGGTCTCCGAGGAGGAGGTCGTGGGGCGGGCCGTCGTGATCGCCTGGCCCTTCGGGCACTGGAGCACGCTCGAACAACGCGACGCCTTCAGGGCGGTCCCGGACGCGCGCGGCTCCGGGGCGGCTGTGTCGGCCCCGTCGAATAGTGTGGCACCTCCGGATCGATACGGAATGGTCCGGCTCCCGACCCCTGCGGAACTCCCGCTCGTTATGGGAGTGGTGGGCCTGCACCGGATCGGGCGCGGGCAGTGGCACGTATTGAGGAGTGGATGTGGGGGATTTGGCGGTCGGCGCACGATCCGGACACGACGAACCCGAGGACCGGCCGGGGCGCGACGAGTCCCCCGCTGCAGGAGGGGCGGACGGGGCGACGGGTGAGTCCGGCCCGGCGGACAGCGGTGGTGCCGCACCCAAGAAGCACCGTTCCTTCTGGGTCGAGCTGCCGCTGCTGGTCGGTATCGCCCTGGTTCTGGCGCTGCTGATCAAGACGTTCCTGGTCCAGGCGTTCTCGATCCCCTCGGACTCGATGCAGAACACCCTGCAGCGGGGCGACCGGGTGCTGGTCGACAAGCTGACCCCCTGGTTCGGCTCCGAGCCGGAGCGCGGCGAGGTCGTGGTCTTCCACGACCCGGGCGGCTGGCTG
Encoded here:
- the lepB gene encoding signal peptidase I; this translates as MGNRGRPRGAHDPDASLPTGSRPTGPRSLPNRAERRRLARKVRRKRRRSAVKEIPVLVVVALLIALVLKTFLVQAFVIPSGSMEQTIRIGDRVLVDKLTPWFGSKPQRGDVVVFKDPGGWLQQENPGQQKDPPIGVKQVTELLTFIGLLPSDDEQDLIKRVIAVGGDTVKCCGEDGRVTVNGVPLAETYLHPDDRPSAIQFEVEVPPGRLFVMGDHRSDSADSRFHLDEPDRGTVSEEEVVGRAVVIAWPFGHWSTLEQRDAFRAVPDARGSGAAVSAPSNSVAPPDRYGMVRLPTPAELPLVMGVVGLHRIGRGQWHVLRSGCGGFGGRRTIRTRRTRGPAGARRVPRCRRGGRGDG
- the rplS gene encoding 50S ribosomal protein L19, which produces MASLLDGVNAASLRTDVPAFRPGDTVNVHVRVIEGNRSRIQQFKGVVIRRQGSGVSETFTVRKVSFSVGVERTFPVHSPIFEKIELVTRGDVRRAKLYFLRELRGKAAKIKEKRDN
- the trmD gene encoding tRNA (guanosine(37)-N1)-methyltransferase TrmD, with the translated sequence MRLDVVTIFPEYLDPLNVSLVGKARARGVLDVHVHDLREWTYDRHNTVDDTPYGGGPGMVMKTEPWGEALDQTLADGYESGAHSPVLVVPTPSGRPFTQELAVELSAQPWLVFTPARYEGIDRRVIDEYASRLRVVEVSIGDYVLAGGEAAVLVITEAVARLLPGVLGNAESHRDDSFAPGAMANLLEGPVYTKPPEWRGRSIPDVLLSGHHGKIARWRRDQAFARTALNRPDLIERCEASAFDKKDREILSILGFAPEPGGRFWRRPSDVEQ
- a CDS encoding RNA-binding protein produces the protein MLEEALEHLVKGIVDNPDDVQVASRTLRRGRVLEVRVHPEDLGKVIGRNGRTARALRTVVGAIGGRGIRVDLVDVDQVR
- the rimM gene encoding ribosome maturation factor RimM (Essential for efficient processing of 16S rRNA) yields the protein MQLVVARIGRAHGIKGEVTVEVRTDEPELRLGPGAVLATEPAATGPLTVESGRVHSGRLLLRFEGVRDRTAAEALRNTLLIAEVDPEELPEDEDEFYDHQLIDLDVVLADGTEIGRITEISHLPSQDLFIVERPDGSEVMIPFVEEIVAGIDLEEQRAVITPPPGLIDASEAVVASSRDEEEAPGDAGEAPKGEA